One region of Baekduia soli genomic DNA includes:
- a CDS encoding glycosyltransferase, which yields MAVLALCLGDPEGAPLDGAEVVALEDLPVAQAWERVAASSLEHRDSVLAGPLLALALERDEQAIFLGTSMRVCAPLDPLTGALGDHDVALAGMAEARLPDDDRSPSAAIIERAGLVNPRVVALRRGTVADVLLAAWPDVVDVESPLADATVLEAPPELCPTIVVRHLERAAADASGLVVRDPGVAAAYWNLPLRPVTTVDGELRVGGAPLCLLDLAGSDGGDPAGLWSGQDRVRLIDTPALAQLVIGFADELRATPPDAPAAFAHDARGRHLDRVLRRLVREGVAEGALSAPPWADDGIDAWEELLGQPAPAGASAGITRYHHAIWESREDVQRTFPDLDGPDGPEFARWVREWGPEAPEAPGHAGTPERKLPWGVNVAGFFRSELGLGEAARLLIRSLDSVHVPALPVHGAFVPPTRQHAEFTFTTPDESPYPINIICLNGDVVPGFARESQQHFFADRHTIALWWWEVVDAFPQDWYPAFEHLDEIWVATDHIYQAIAPHSPVPVNKVRMPVVMPRIGHFPRSRLGMPEEGFTFLYVFDYHSTTARKNPVGHVEAFKAAFGEGSGAKLVLKCINADRMIAQHTRTLLAIDGHPDITVIDDFVSADEKNAMLAACDCYVSLHRSEGFGLTPAEAMALGKPVIATRYGGVLDFMTDENSYLVDHGWTAVGPGAHPYPADAVWAEPDLDHAAHLMREVFENQDEARQRGVRAQRDIQERHAPHVAGEIMLARLQNIHNGLSRSANAVTALPGAWDPEKTARRIRTPMPPVVGRGRIVKGAYRSAVGRAILPYLNRERGIDEHLLEGLVRIQDQLADVPARAAEITAAGLRQERAMTLAAFRRMRAQVDDHRRWLETLDHDVRTTADRVTHLSAFEHHVAEHRALPFMTEPFECWDDPQAGRVEGFRTALPAAEGDTYHDFEQRFRGTRERISDLQRPYVDLLRGHDPVLDCGCGRGELLELLGEAGISASGVDLDEGMLAEARSCGLDVTTGDAIALLTEAEPGAYGAVTAMQVIEHLPEPALVAFLRAGRRALGAGGRLIVETVNPHSVVALKAFWLDPTHQHPLFPEVVLELCREAGFDRGFVMHPGGEGDVERDRYRIAAYAIVADVGPET from the coding sequence GTGGCGGTCCTCGCCCTGTGCCTCGGCGACCCGGAGGGCGCCCCGCTGGACGGTGCCGAAGTCGTCGCCCTCGAGGACCTGCCCGTGGCGCAGGCGTGGGAGCGTGTCGCGGCGAGCTCGCTCGAGCACCGCGACAGCGTGCTCGCCGGCCCGCTGCTGGCGCTCGCGCTCGAGCGCGACGAGCAGGCCATCTTCCTGGGCACGTCCATGCGGGTCTGCGCGCCCCTGGACCCCCTGACCGGCGCACTCGGCGATCACGACGTCGCGCTGGCCGGCATGGCCGAGGCGCGGCTGCCGGACGACGATCGCTCTCCGTCGGCCGCGATCATCGAGCGCGCCGGGTTGGTCAACCCCCGTGTGGTCGCGCTGCGGCGCGGCACGGTGGCCGACGTGCTGCTGGCCGCGTGGCCCGACGTCGTCGACGTCGAGTCGCCGCTGGCCGACGCGACGGTCCTCGAGGCACCGCCCGAGCTGTGCCCGACGATCGTCGTGCGCCACCTCGAGCGCGCCGCGGCCGACGCCTCGGGCCTCGTCGTGCGGGACCCGGGTGTCGCTGCCGCCTACTGGAACCTGCCGCTGCGCCCGGTCACGACGGTGGATGGCGAGCTCCGCGTGGGCGGTGCACCCCTGTGCCTGCTCGACCTCGCCGGCTCCGACGGCGGTGACCCCGCCGGGCTGTGGTCGGGGCAGGACCGTGTCCGGCTCATCGACACGCCGGCGCTCGCGCAGCTGGTCATCGGGTTCGCCGACGAGCTCCGCGCCACCCCGCCCGACGCGCCCGCGGCCTTCGCACACGACGCTCGCGGTCGCCACCTCGACCGGGTCCTGCGGCGGCTGGTGCGCGAGGGCGTCGCAGAAGGTGCGCTGTCCGCCCCGCCCTGGGCCGACGACGGCATCGACGCATGGGAGGAGCTTCTCGGCCAGCCCGCACCCGCGGGCGCGAGCGCCGGGATCACGCGTTACCACCATGCCATCTGGGAGAGCCGCGAGGACGTGCAACGCACGTTCCCCGACCTCGACGGGCCCGACGGCCCCGAGTTCGCCCGCTGGGTCCGAGAGTGGGGACCCGAGGCGCCCGAGGCACCCGGGCACGCGGGCACGCCCGAGCGCAAGCTGCCCTGGGGCGTGAACGTCGCCGGCTTCTTCCGCTCCGAGCTGGGGCTCGGGGAGGCTGCGCGCCTGCTCATCCGCAGCCTCGACAGCGTGCACGTGCCGGCGCTCCCGGTGCATGGCGCCTTCGTTCCGCCGACGCGCCAGCACGCCGAGTTCACGTTCACGACGCCGGACGAGTCGCCCTACCCCATCAACATCATCTGCCTCAACGGCGACGTCGTCCCTGGCTTCGCCCGCGAGTCTCAGCAGCACTTCTTCGCCGACCGCCACACCATCGCCCTGTGGTGGTGGGAGGTCGTCGACGCGTTCCCGCAGGACTGGTATCCCGCCTTCGAGCACCTCGACGAGATCTGGGTTGCCACGGACCACATCTACCAGGCGATCGCCCCGCACAGCCCGGTCCCGGTCAACAAGGTGCGGATGCCGGTCGTCATGCCGCGAATCGGCCACTTCCCCCGCTCGCGCCTGGGCATGCCGGAGGAGGGCTTCACATTCCTGTACGTCTTCGACTACCACTCGACGACGGCGCGCAAGAACCCCGTCGGACACGTTGAGGCGTTCAAGGCGGCCTTCGGTGAGGGCTCCGGAGCGAAGCTCGTCCTCAAGTGCATCAATGCCGACCGGATGATCGCCCAGCACACGCGCACGCTGCTCGCGATCGACGGGCATCCCGACATCACGGTCATCGACGACTTCGTCTCCGCCGACGAGAAGAACGCCATGCTCGCCGCATGCGACTGCTACGTGTCGCTGCACCGCTCGGAGGGCTTCGGTCTGACCCCGGCCGAGGCCATGGCGCTCGGCAAGCCGGTCATCGCGACCCGGTACGGCGGCGTGCTGGACTTCATGACCGACGAGAACTCATACCTTGTCGACCACGGCTGGACGGCGGTCGGGCCGGGCGCCCACCCATACCCGGCCGACGCGGTCTGGGCCGAGCCAGACCTCGACCATGCCGCGCACCTCATGCGCGAGGTGTTCGAGAACCAGGACGAAGCGCGGCAACGGGGCGTCCGCGCGCAGCGCGACATCCAGGAGCGCCACGCGCCGCACGTCGCCGGCGAGATCATGCTCGCGCGCCTGCAGAACATCCACAACGGCCTGAGCCGCAGCGCCAATGCCGTCACCGCGCTGCCCGGAGCCTGGGATCCAGAGAAGACGGCGCGGCGGATCCGGACGCCGATGCCGCCGGTGGTCGGTCGCGGACGCATCGTCAAGGGGGCGTACCGCAGCGCCGTGGGCCGGGCGATCCTGCCGTACCTCAACCGCGAGCGCGGCATCGACGAGCACCTTCTCGAGGGCCTCGTCCGGATCCAGGATCAGCTTGCCGATGTCCCGGCTCGCGCGGCCGAGATCACCGCAGCGGGGTTGCGTCAAGAGCGGGCCATGACGCTGGCGGCCTTCCGCCGGATGCGTGCCCAGGTCGACGACCATCGCCGCTGGCTCGAGACGCTCGACCACGACGTGCGCACGACGGCCGACCGGGTCACCCACCTCAGCGCATTCGAGCACCACGTCGCCGAGCACCGGGCGCTGCCGTTCATGACCGAGCCGTTCGAGTGCTGGGACGATCCGCAGGCAGGCCGCGTCGAGGGCTTCCGCACTGCGCTTCCCGCCGCCGAGGGAGACACCTACCATGACTTCGAGCAGCGCTTCCGCGGCACGCGTGAGCGCATCAGCGACCTGCAGCGACCGTACGTCGACCTGCTGCGGGGGCATGACCCGGTCCTGGACTGCGGCTGTGGGCGCGGGGAGCTGCTCGAGCTCCTCGGCGAGGCGGGTATCTCCGCCTCGGGCGTGGATCTCGACGAGGGGATGCTGGCCGAGGCCCGCTCCTGCGGGCTCGACGTGACGACCGGCGACGCCATCGCCCTGCTCACGGAGGCGGAGCCCGGGGCCTACGGCGCCGTGACCGCCATGCAGGTCATCGAGCACCTGCCCGAGCCCGCCCTGGTGGCGTTCCTGCGCGCCGGTCGCCGGGCGCTGGGCGCCGGCGGCCGGCTGATCGTCGAGACCGTCAACCCGCACTCCGTCGTGGCGCTGAAGGCGTTCTGGCTGGACCCGACCCACCAGCACCCGCTGTTCCCGGAAGTCGTGCTCGAGCTCTGCCGCGAGGCGGGCTTCGACCGCGGGTTTGTCATGCACCCGGGTGGCGAAGGGGACGTGGAGCGCGACCGCTACCGGATCGCGGCCTATGCGATCGTGGCCGACGTCGGGCCCGAGACCTAG
- a CDS encoding ABC transporter ATP-binding protein, which translates to MSDARPAAFAVTGLSKEFRIPHEQVHTLKERVLHPLRRPGHERLRVLDDVDFHVEQGEFFGIIGRNGSGKSTLLKCLAGIYRADAGRILVNGRVSTFIELGVGFNMDLPARDNILINATMLGLSQREARSRIDSVLEFAELHDFVDLKLKNYSSGMLVRLAFSVMIQVDADILLIDEVLAVGDAAFQQKCYDEFGRLRREGRTVILVTHEMASVQRFCDRAMLLENGRVANIGEPEPVSSHYLRLNFSHDARAAEAARARAGVAAMQGEPSETGPTAAPSGRRVLTAAGGDEVRAGDAGAEIIGGWFVDADEQQVESLEAGRRVTFNLHVRFHEDARGPVFVFMLRNSVNERAIAATTEQQLPYESYRTGEEVVVRFGFHNVLAPDQYTVSALVARPGAVDAWMDNRERFMAVAVTSSGQSGALLEIPFDVSLRRDVVETA; encoded by the coding sequence GTGAGCGACGCGCGGCCAGCCGCCTTCGCGGTGACGGGCCTCTCCAAGGAGTTCCGGATCCCGCACGAGCAGGTTCACACGCTCAAGGAACGCGTGCTGCACCCCCTGCGCCGGCCGGGTCATGAGCGCCTGCGCGTGCTCGACGACGTCGACTTCCACGTAGAGCAGGGCGAGTTCTTCGGGATCATCGGCCGCAACGGCTCAGGCAAGTCCACCTTGTTGAAGTGCCTGGCGGGGATCTACCGCGCGGACGCCGGGCGGATCCTCGTCAACGGCCGCGTGTCGACGTTCATCGAGCTCGGTGTCGGGTTCAACATGGACCTGCCGGCCCGCGACAACATCCTCATCAACGCGACGATGCTCGGGCTCAGCCAACGCGAGGCGCGCAGCCGCATCGACTCCGTTCTGGAGTTCGCCGAGCTGCACGACTTCGTCGACCTCAAGCTGAAGAACTACTCCTCGGGGATGCTCGTCCGGCTGGCCTTCAGCGTGATGATCCAGGTCGACGCCGACATCCTGCTCATCGACGAGGTGCTTGCTGTGGGCGATGCTGCCTTCCAGCAGAAGTGCTACGACGAATTCGGGCGCCTGCGACGCGAGGGTCGCACCGTCATCCTCGTCACGCACGAGATGGCCTCTGTGCAGCGCTTCTGCGACCGCGCCATGCTGCTGGAGAACGGGCGCGTTGCCAACATCGGCGAACCCGAGCCCGTCAGCAGCCATTACCTGCGGCTGAACTTCTCTCACGATGCGCGCGCCGCCGAGGCGGCGCGGGCGCGCGCCGGGGTCGCCGCGATGCAGGGCGAGCCGTCGGAGACCGGGCCCACGGCGGCGCCGTCCGGGCGCCGCGTGCTCACCGCGGCCGGCGGCGACGAGGTGCGCGCAGGTGACGCGGGCGCCGAGATCATTGGCGGCTGGTTCGTCGATGCCGACGAACAGCAGGTCGAGTCCCTCGAGGCAGGCCGCCGGGTGACCTTCAACCTGCACGTGCGCTTCCACGAGGACGCCAGGGGGCCCGTGTTCGTCTTCATGCTGCGCAACAGCGTCAACGAGCGGGCGATCGCGGCGACGACCGAGCAGCAACTCCCCTACGAGTCCTACCGGACCGGCGAGGAGGTCGTCGTGCGCTTCGGCTTCCACAACGTCCTGGCCCCCGACCAGTACACGGTCAGCGCGCTCGTCGCGCGGCCCGGTGCGGTCGACGCCTGGATGGACAACCGCGAGCGGTTCATGGCCGTGGCCGTGACGTCATCGGGGCAGTCGGGTGCCCTGCTCGAGATCCCGTTCGACGTCTCGCTGCGCCGCGACGTCGTGGAGACCGCGTGA
- a CDS encoding DUF268 domain-containing protein yields the protein MKVLNAAAFPGVMRHYVSSWREYRSLPGAEPLRLRDAHPQLWDRLSVSPFDAHYFHQDVWAARRVAEHAPPRHVDVGSRVDLVGFLTALCPVTFVDIRPLEAHIPDLESTPGSVLAMPFADQALPSVSCLHVAEHIGLGRYGDPLDPQGSRKAAAELQRVLAPGGQLLFSGPVGAPRVCFNAHRVHDPLEVLTWFDELELASFAGVDDEGRFGEHMNPADLVGQRYACGMFCLQRPAA from the coding sequence GTGAAGGTCCTCAACGCCGCCGCGTTCCCGGGTGTCATGCGCCACTACGTCTCGAGCTGGCGCGAATATCGCAGTCTGCCCGGCGCCGAGCCCCTCCGGCTTCGCGACGCGCACCCGCAGCTCTGGGACCGTCTGTCGGTCTCCCCGTTCGACGCCCACTACTTCCACCAGGACGTCTGGGCCGCGCGTCGCGTCGCCGAGCATGCGCCGCCGCGACACGTCGATGTCGGGTCGCGTGTGGACCTCGTCGGGTTCCTCACAGCGCTCTGCCCGGTCACCTTCGTCGACATCCGGCCGTTGGAAGCCCACATCCCGGACCTGGAGAGCACCCCCGGCAGCGTCCTGGCTATGCCCTTCGCCGATCAGGCGCTGCCATCGGTGTCCTGTCTGCACGTGGCCGAGCACATCGGGCTGGGACGCTACGGCGACCCGCTGGACCCCCAGGGCAGCCGCAAGGCCGCGGCGGAGCTGCAGCGCGTTCTGGCCCCGGGCGGACAGCTGCTCTTCTCGGGGCCGGTCGGGGCGCCGCGGGTGTGCTTCAACGCCCACCGTGTGCATGACCCCCTCGAGGTGCTGACCTGGTTCGACGAGCTCGAGCTCGCGTCCTTCGCCGGGGTGGACGACGAGGGGCGCTTCGGAGAGCACATGAACCCCGCAGACCTGGTGGGGCAACGGTACGCGTGCGGCATGTTCTGTCTGCAACGACCTGCAGCGTGA
- a CDS encoding DUF2304 domain-containing protein, which yields MDVRIRVLTIGGALGILLMVVELVRRRKLKEEYSVLWVATAVLTLLVSIWFSLLRGVTDFIGAISPVSTLFFFGLLFCIVLLLHFSVRISSLERRLTTLVQEVGMMSVEEPDDEGAAAHDEEARDAA from the coding sequence ATGGACGTCCGGATCCGCGTCCTCACCATCGGCGGCGCGCTCGGGATCCTGCTCATGGTGGTCGAGCTCGTCCGGCGGCGCAAGCTCAAGGAGGAGTACTCGGTCCTCTGGGTGGCGACCGCGGTGCTCACGCTGCTCGTCTCGATCTGGTTCTCGCTGCTGCGCGGCGTCACCGACTTCATCGGGGCGATCTCGCCGGTCAGCACGCTGTTCTTCTTCGGCCTGCTGTTCTGCATCGTCCTGCTGCTGCACTTCTCCGTGCGCATCTCCTCGCTCGAGCGGCGCCTCACCACGCTCGTGCAGGAGGTCGGGATGATGTCCGTGGAGGAGCCCGACGACGAGGGTGCCGCGGCCCACGACGAGGAGGCTCGGGACGCCGCGTGA
- a CDS encoding glycosyltransferase — translation MPVSIPEAGGLTAPLAVVLLAREPDAAARCLQALLPGLDAAVPLLAGGTPAGRRALEALCGDHEVLWLDADGAAAWNAAAALAPAADLVLLDGASEVGEGWLETLVGVAAGRPEVATVTAVSNDAAFLSVPRRNLPWPLPPAGATPAEVAERVRAGTLALHPHTPTALPHCALVTRAALQLVGDYDAALTPRDALADFCARGAAAGLMHLVADELFVAYRGEPAAIAVPGVWDGEAAARHPPLTAAIAEAATDRHSRLSRALLACSVVLEPLSVTVDARPLGAVGVTGTTVHLVEVIGALAARDDVRVRALLPSRLGDVADRALAGMGRLERLDAASPVEGTVRTHVVHRPWQIESVQDMVVLDALGERTVLTNQDLIGYRTGSVFPSADRWQDYRRVTRDALSLAAMVVFFSPTAAADALADDLVAPQRTRVVPLGARNERLAPALDAVPPAALGVPTRPFLLVLGNRFRHKNVRFALELLGALRNEHGWDGDLVIAGAEVLHGSGSGDDAAWLLRHPEHAGAVRAVGAVNEAEKGWLLSAASAVVYPTTYEGFGLIPFEAAAAGTPCLFAAVSALRDTLPTELAVLVAWDVRASARATIGILRSEAAGAELVAGIAAAGAPLTWAATADGLVDAYREAVRLPAPPAARLTEDLARAEHAYWSVRDNAHGAVWTLVDPDAQLLDPALAERLSTVLGAPGGRERLLEALADRPGLAARAVRRLRSS, via the coding sequence GTGCCCGTGAGCATCCCCGAGGCCGGTGGCCTGACGGCGCCACTGGCCGTCGTTCTGCTGGCGCGCGAGCCCGACGCGGCCGCACGGTGCCTGCAGGCGCTGCTGCCTGGCCTCGACGCCGCAGTGCCACTCCTGGCCGGGGGGACGCCGGCCGGGCGCCGCGCGCTGGAGGCGCTGTGCGGCGACCACGAGGTGCTCTGGCTCGACGCCGATGGCGCGGCGGCCTGGAACGCGGCGGCCGCGCTGGCACCCGCAGCCGACCTCGTGCTCCTGGACGGGGCGAGCGAGGTCGGCGAGGGATGGCTCGAGACGCTGGTGGGCGTGGCGGCGGGACGGCCGGAGGTCGCGACGGTCACCGCGGTCAGCAACGATGCAGCGTTCCTCAGCGTTCCCCGGCGCAACCTGCCGTGGCCGCTGCCACCTGCCGGGGCCACGCCGGCCGAGGTCGCCGAACGCGTCCGGGCGGGGACGCTCGCCCTGCATCCTCATACGCCGACGGCGTTGCCCCACTGTGCCCTGGTGACCCGTGCCGCGTTGCAGCTCGTGGGCGACTACGACGCAGCCCTCACGCCGCGTGACGCCCTTGCCGACTTCTGTGCGAGGGGCGCGGCGGCGGGCCTGATGCACCTCGTCGCCGACGAGCTGTTCGTGGCCTACCGCGGCGAGCCGGCGGCCATCGCCGTCCCGGGCGTCTGGGACGGCGAGGCGGCCGCGCGTCATCCCCCGCTCACGGCCGCCATCGCCGAGGCGGCGACGGACCGGCACTCCCGCCTGAGCCGCGCGCTGCTGGCGTGCTCGGTCGTGCTCGAACCGCTCTCGGTGACCGTCGACGCGCGTCCGCTCGGCGCGGTGGGCGTCACCGGCACGACCGTGCACCTCGTTGAGGTCATCGGGGCGCTCGCCGCTCGCGACGACGTGCGTGTCCGAGCGCTGCTGCCCTCCCGTCTCGGCGACGTGGCCGACCGCGCGCTCGCCGGCATGGGCAGGCTCGAGCGCCTCGACGCGGCTTCGCCCGTCGAGGGCACGGTGCGCACGCACGTGGTACACCGGCCATGGCAGATCGAGTCGGTGCAGGACATGGTCGTCCTCGACGCCCTGGGGGAACGGACGGTGCTCACCAACCAGGACCTGATCGGCTATCGGACCGGCTCGGTCTTTCCCTCCGCCGACCGGTGGCAGGACTACCGGCGCGTGACGCGGGACGCCCTGAGCCTCGCGGCGATGGTGGTCTTCTTCTCGCCCACGGCAGCGGCCGATGCGCTGGCCGACGACCTCGTCGCGCCGCAGCGCACGCGGGTCGTGCCGCTCGGCGCGCGCAACGAGCGGCTCGCGCCGGCGCTCGACGCCGTGCCCCCGGCGGCCCTGGGCGTCCCCACGCGCCCATTCCTGCTGGTGCTCGGGAATCGCTTCCGCCACAAGAATGTGCGCTTCGCGCTCGAGCTGCTGGGCGCCCTGCGCAACGAGCACGGGTGGGACGGTGACCTGGTGATCGCCGGCGCTGAAGTCCTGCATGGGTCGGGCAGCGGCGACGATGCGGCGTGGCTGCTCCGTCACCCCGAGCATGCGGGCGCCGTCCGCGCGGTCGGTGCCGTGAACGAGGCGGAGAAGGGGTGGCTGCTGAGCGCCGCGTCCGCCGTCGTCTACCCGACCACCTACGAGGGCTTCGGGCTCATCCCGTTCGAGGCCGCCGCCGCCGGGACACCGTGCCTCTTCGCGGCGGTCTCCGCGCTGCGCGACACGTTGCCCACCGAGCTCGCCGTGCTGGTCGCCTGGGACGTGCGGGCCAGCGCACGGGCCACCATCGGGATCCTGCGCTCCGAGGCGGCCGGAGCCGAGCTGGTGGCCGGCATCGCGGCGGCCGGGGCACCGCTGACCTGGGCGGCGACGGCCGACGGGCTCGTCGACGCATACCGCGAGGCGGTCCGGCTGCCCGCGCCCCCGGCCGCGCGGCTGACCGAGGATCTGGCCCGCGCGGAGCACGCGTACTGGTCGGTGCGCGACAATGCCCACGGGGCGGTATGGACTCTCGTCGACCCCGACGCACAGCTGCTGGACCCGGCGCTGGCCGAGCGCCTCAGCACCGTGCTGGGCGCTCCGGGCGGGCGCGAACGGCTGCTGGAGGCGCTGGCCGATCGTCCCGGCCTGGCGGCTCGTGCGGTTCGGCGCCTGCGCAGCTCCTAG
- a CDS encoding glycosyltransferase family 2 protein yields MRHVLSATTCSVTEAPHLSLVLPAYRAAAFIEENVRTVNSVLEELGRPFEVIVVVDGAIDDTTARVRGLGDPRVSAIEYGENQGKGFALCVGVAHARGRLVGWLDADLDVHPSVIVAAAHLLQEHEIDAVVGSKRHADSQVEYPAVRRVLSLGFQMLVRAALRVDVRDTQTGAKLFRREVLDTVIPLLLIKRYAFDLEVLAVASLFGFDRVEEVPIQLDYRFAGTGIDSEAVRRMFMDTLAIAYRVRLRHWYVRQYAALQRARVNVGDGPVADLPTVPASNLAVFQALLPDDPAIEGRAGEPV; encoded by the coding sequence GTGCGGCATGTTCTGTCTGCAACGACCTGCAGCGTGACCGAAGCGCCACATCTCTCGCTGGTCCTGCCTGCCTACCGCGCAGCAGCGTTCATCGAGGAGAACGTCCGCACGGTCAACAGCGTGCTCGAGGAGCTGGGCCGACCGTTCGAGGTCATCGTCGTGGTGGACGGCGCGATCGACGACACGACGGCGCGCGTGCGGGGCCTCGGCGATCCGCGGGTGTCGGCCATCGAGTACGGCGAGAACCAGGGCAAGGGCTTCGCGCTGTGCGTAGGGGTTGCCCATGCCCGCGGGCGGCTGGTCGGATGGCTGGACGCCGACCTCGACGTCCACCCCAGCGTCATCGTGGCGGCCGCGCACCTGCTCCAGGAGCACGAGATCGACGCGGTCGTCGGCTCCAAGCGCCATGCCGACTCCCAGGTGGAGTACCCCGCCGTTCGGCGGGTGCTCTCGCTCGGGTTCCAGATGCTGGTGCGCGCGGCGCTGCGCGTGGACGTCCGCGATACCCAGACCGGGGCGAAGCTCTTCCGGCGTGAGGTGCTGGACACCGTCATCCCGCTGCTGCTGATCAAGCGCTACGCCTTCGACCTGGAGGTCCTTGCCGTCGCCTCCCTCTTCGGCTTCGATCGGGTAGAGGAGGTTCCGATCCAGCTGGATTACCGCTTCGCCGGCACCGGCATTGACTCCGAGGCCGTGCGGCGCATGTTCATGGACACGCTGGCGATCGCCTACCGCGTCCGCCTCCGCCACTGGTACGTGCGGCAATACGCAGCTCTCCAGCGCGCGCGGGTCAACGTGGGCGACGGTCCCGTCGCCGACCTGCCGACAGTGCCGGCGTCCAACCTGGCCGTCTTCCAGGCGCTGCTGCCCGACGACCCGGCCATCGAGGGCCGGGCAGGCGAGCCGGTCTAA
- a CDS encoding glycosyltransferase family 4 protein → MAADPRRRPLAGARFALEVHGVPTGPPAVGLKEHLARSGAHVRCLYHPLGPEEAGQHVFEDWRDGCVRRRIVRLPSRPPLTYPFDPLVPFGREPVDVWFGFDTISTARGLARRSRSRAGQVVHWAVDFVPDRFGPSSPLTRAYDALDGFCCRRADLRVEVSQAALNARTERLGLGAAAAPALSVPIGLWADEARRTTETAHEHHRAIFIGHLVERMGVATAIRSIATLRQRGAELPLDIVGRGPEREALELLARELGVGDLVVLHGFRVGPELEERLADASIALAPYQDDGRSFTQFADPSKLKAYLAAGLPIVLTPVPPNADELAQAGAADVVADDPTAFADAMARLLADRTLWLDRRRAALEHARSYDWSAVVAPVLERLGFAAH, encoded by the coding sequence ATGGCAGCCGACCCGCGCCGCCGGCCGCTTGCCGGTGCACGATTTGCGCTCGAGGTTCACGGCGTCCCGACCGGGCCTCCGGCCGTCGGCCTGAAGGAGCACCTGGCACGAAGCGGCGCCCACGTGCGGTGCCTCTACCACCCGCTCGGCCCGGAGGAGGCAGGGCAGCACGTCTTCGAGGACTGGCGCGACGGGTGCGTCCGGCGGCGGATCGTACGCCTGCCGTCACGGCCTCCGTTGACGTATCCGTTCGACCCGCTGGTTCCTTTCGGCCGCGAGCCCGTCGACGTGTGGTTTGGCTTCGACACCATCTCCACGGCGCGTGGGCTGGCGCGCCGGTCGCGCAGCCGCGCCGGCCAGGTCGTCCACTGGGCGGTCGACTTCGTGCCGGATCGGTTCGGCCCGTCGAGCCCGCTCACGCGCGCCTACGACGCGCTCGACGGGTTCTGCTGCCGGCGAGCGGATCTCCGCGTCGAGGTCTCGCAGGCCGCCCTCAACGCGCGCACCGAACGGCTCGGCCTCGGCGCTGCGGCTGCGCCGGCCCTATCGGTGCCGATCGGCCTGTGGGCCGACGAGGCGCGTCGGACGACGGAGACCGCGCATGAGCATCATCGCGCGATCTTCATCGGCCACTTGGTCGAGCGGATGGGCGTCGCGACGGCGATCCGCTCGATCGCCACCCTGCGCCAACGCGGCGCCGAGCTCCCGCTCGACATCGTAGGCCGGGGCCCGGAGCGTGAAGCCCTCGAACTCCTCGCCCGGGAGCTCGGGGTCGGTGACCTCGTCGTGTTACACGGCTTCCGTGTCGGCCCGGAGCTCGAGGAACGATTGGCGGACGCGAGCATCGCGCTTGCGCCCTATCAGGACGACGGTCGGTCGTTCACGCAGTTCGCGGACCCGTCCAAGCTGAAGGCCTACCTCGCAGCGGGGCTGCCCATCGTCCTCACGCCCGTGCCGCCCAACGCGGACGAGCTGGCGCAGGCCGGGGCCGCAGATGTCGTCGCCGACGACCCGACGGCCTTCGCGGATGCGATGGCCCGTCTGCTCGCCGATCGGACTCTATGGCTCGACCGGCGGCGTGCCGCGTTGGAGCATGCGCGCTCCTACGACTGGTCGGCGGTGGTCGCGCCCGTTCTCGAGCGCCTCGGGTTCGCCGCGCATTAG
- a CDS encoding ABC transporter permease: MSVADAEVPRGYREVKGPTALGDDPRRLFRLAHTLAATDFKLKFFGSFLGYLWQLMNPLMLFGVLFVVFSFALKLDAGVKYYPVALLLGIVLFSFFSEATTAAVRSLMARESLVRKVDFPRLAVPMASVMTSTFNLALNLVPVLVFLLISGGRPRLAWLGFLVVIAVLVLFAFGMAMILSVAFVKFRDIEPIWNVVLQLLFYSSGVFFTVDTIAGRAHGRLLVDIFFCNPFAALLATARNLLVDPSWQAPTQSLSSGWLLLIPAGIIIASLAFGFLMFRAMAPRVAEDL; the protein is encoded by the coding sequence GTGAGCGTCGCCGACGCCGAGGTGCCGCGCGGCTACCGCGAGGTCAAGGGGCCGACCGCGCTCGGCGACGACCCGCGGCGGCTGTTCCGCCTGGCCCACACGCTGGCGGCCACCGACTTCAAGCTGAAGTTCTTCGGGTCCTTCCTGGGCTACCTCTGGCAGCTCATGAACCCGCTCATGCTCTTCGGTGTGTTGTTCGTCGTCTTCAGCTTCGCACTGAAGCTCGACGCGGGCGTGAAGTACTACCCGGTGGCGCTGCTGCTGGGCATCGTGCTCTTCTCGTTCTTCAGCGAGGCCACGACCGCCGCGGTGCGCAGCCTCATGGCGCGCGAGAGCCTGGTGCGCAAGGTCGACTTCCCGCGCCTGGCCGTACCGATGGCGAGCGTCATGACCTCGACGTTCAACCTCGCGCTGAACCTCGTGCCCGTGCTGGTGTTCCTGCTGATCTCGGGCGGTCGGCCGCGGCTGGCGTGGTTGGGGTTCCTCGTGGTCATCGCCGTCCTCGTGCTGTTCGCGTTCGGGATGGCGATGATCCTGTCGGTCGCCTTCGTGAAGTTCCGCGACATCGAGCCGATCTGGAACGTCGTGCTCCAGTTGCTCTTCTACTCCTCGGGCGTCTTCTTCACGGTCGACACGATCGCGGGCCGGGCGCACGGGCGGCTGCTCGTCGACATCTTCTTCTGCAACCCGTTCGCGGCGCTGCTGGCCACCGCGCGCAACCTGCTGGTCGACCCGTCGTGGCAGGCGCCGACGCAGTCGTTGTCCAGCGGTTGGCTGTTGCTCATCCCGGCCGGGATCATCATCGCCTCGCTCGCCTTCGGCTTCCTGATGTTTCGGGCCATGGCGCCACGGGTGGCCGAGGACCTCTGA